A stretch of Hydractinia symbiolongicarpus strain clone_291-10 chromosome 9, HSymV2.1, whole genome shotgun sequence DNA encodes these proteins:
- the LOC130657500 gene encoding uncharacterized protein LOC130657500, translating to MISQTFLHVALLTMFYGRLVISDVFVSERNGKDSASCGTRTNPCHTFEFAVKKLDNSKITVRLDGGSVEAYVYYINNSIMVDKNLSVTTYKDNKFRPIIKFADQKKNAQAYLFYMDKNTHIYLRIENIDFIEVALLEYSSSFTTTIVNCSFENAKLPIIAPFSRDYTASVTVHLSKSVIKHAKFMRARFVKNLVVTIDSSSIQYNEEDIAEAAINIYATEILQLRVSKSTLKCPFGVAIECETTSNSSIEIHDSTFSTDYNLNQTSWYGVISNECSRIAIRNSKFSGFRRSAVRAFHTSTITVNNVSFTNNKGTNGGAMHVENSNLFICHSIFSNNTAKTGGALYLYDGNKAVIVSSVFLYNSAHRSGGNVYAQRSLGDSALTLYLYSVQITGMMLRPLATGIIIHSNVNLFLTNVSASIVNAMDVTVLDALVCDGTCAVGMQEISNLSLSCPRNFDVTTSLSSQHDPRLSSIRCHRCPRGMYSIKSSNTLLNQGKKDIVVQKTSFKCFSCPPGGKCKNGIKSKERFWGYVGENDEIKFIPCLASYCCSQKTTKCTSYNTCSKNRVGILCGTCQKGYRLNFFNNNCINKNRCNIWLFWILYLAYGILYVMFLMYFKTILTYFYNVLRKLKCKRKKSQFDNHLYQYRLFRESSDDNTEEIECQRDDEDIPTNKGGSTDGENKTDFSISGFKSVIFFFYQIQVLLEVPAVEKNNHGYITKITNSISKLFNFELIHFNISKLCPTEDLDALSKALIKLGNIFILFLIILIFATGIKTIQILKRKRELTFLPAEASTNKIMENIRNCSIQITLLGYTAVNIFCFKMLNCVSVNSENHLYIQGDTKCYTWWQYSILTFTLLWIIPFPISVHVSVNMLRRNQINLRQFYLSFTIPPISLYYYLRCSCVNKRLDIADNRDGIDKIVEIFIGPYKSNQKSQLNWEAVLIGRRIIITGLCAFIINPISRTISTLLVLLSYLLHHLYVLPYRSKILNHLETASLSCLIFINIENSFFAFVYMNDQSSVPGINTIAVVFIWTEHIILTTPFVIIIAAIVFRLIKKIGSMIKNCIV from the exons ATGATAAGCCAAACGTTTTTACACGTGGCCCTGCTTACAATGTTTTATGGAAGGTTAG TCATATCTGACGTTTTCGTCTCCGAGCGTAATGGTAAAGATAGTGCATCCTGTGGTACTCGAACAAACCCCTGTCATACTTTTGAATTTGCTGTTAAGAAGCTTGATAATTCAAAGATTACTGTACGGCTGGACGGAGGTTCTGTCGAAGCATATGTATATTATATAAACAACTCGATAATGGTGGATAAAAACCTTTCAGTGACAACTTATAAAGATAATAAATTTCGTCCTATCATCAAGTTCGCAGACCAAAAGAAAAATGCACAAGCGTACTTATTTTACATGGACAAAAACACGCATATCTACTTAAGAATCGAGAACATTGATTTTATAGAAGTTGCACTTTTAGAATATTCTTCGTCTTTTACGACCACTATTGTAAACTGTAGTTTTGAAAATGCAAAGCTTCCTATCATCGCTCCTTTTAGTAGAGACTACACTGCATCTGTTACAGTACACCTTTCTAAAAGCGTGATAAAGCATGCAAAATTTATGCGTGCGCGATTTGTTAAAAACTTGGTAGTTACGATAGATTCTAGTTCAATACAATATAACGAGGAGGATATTGCAGAGGCAGCAATAAACATATATGCAACAGAAATACTTCAGCTTAGAGTATCAAAGAGTACATTGAAATGCCCTTTTGGTGTTGCAATTGAATGTGAAACTACATCTAACTCTTCAATTGAAATTCACGATTCGACTTTTTCTACGGACTATAATTTAAACCAAACATCGTGGTACGGAGTTATTTCGAATGAATGTTCAAGAATTGCAATACGAAACAGCAAGTTCTCAGGTTTTCGGAGGTCAGCAGTACGAGCATTTCACACATCAACCATTACAGTTAACAATGTTTCTTTTACGAACAACAAGGGTACTAATGGTGGAGCCATGCATGTTGAAAACAGCAATCTTTTTATATGCCACTCAATATTCTCAAATAACACTGCAAAAACTGGTGGTGCTTTATATCTCTACGATGGAAATAAGGCTGTTATCGTATCCTCGGTATTCCTTTATAATTCAGCTCATAGATCTGGAGGCAACGTATATGCTCAACGATCATTGGGTGACTCAGCCTTGACTTTATATCTTTACTCCGTTCAAATCACAGGTATGATGTTACGTCCGTTAGCAACCGGAATAATTATCCATAGCAAcgtgaatttatttttaacaaacgtATCAGCATCCATTGTCAACGCCATGGATGTTACAGTGTTAGATGCGTTGGTTTGTGATGGCACATGCGCCGTTGGAATGCAAGAGATTAGCAACTTATCCTTATCTTGTCCACGTAACTTTGACGTGACAACAAGTTTGTCATCTCAACATGATCCCCGGTTATCTTCAATCCGATGTCATAGATGCCCTAGAGGAATGTATAGTATTAAAAGTAGCAATACATTGTTAAATCAAGGAAAAAAGGATATTGTTGtgcaaaaaacaagttttaagtgCTTTTCGTGTCCTCCTGGTGGGAAATGTAAAAATGGAATAAAAAGTAAAGAACGTTTTTGGGGATATGTTGGGGAAAATGATGAAATTAAATTTATACCATGTCTGGCTTCATATTGCTGCTCTCAAAAGACAACAAAATGCACTTCATATAATACTTGTAGTAAAAACAGAGTGGGTATACTTTGTGGGACTTGCCAAAAAGGTTAtagattgaatttttttaataataattgcaTTAACAAAAACAGATGCAATATATGGCTGTTTTGGATTTTATATCTAGCGTATGGCATACTATATGTGatgtttttaatgtattttaaaacTATACTTACGTATTTTTATAACGTCCTGCGCAAATTAAAATGCAAGAGAAAAAAATCGCAGTTTGATAATCATTTATATCAATACAGACTTTTCAGAGAAAGTTCTGATGATAATACGGAAGAAATTGAATGTCAGAGAGATGATGAAGATATTCCAACAAACAAAGGTGGAAGCACAGATGGTGAGAATAAAACAGACTTTTCTATCTCAGGGTTTAAATCAGTCATATTCTTCTTTTATCAAATTCAAGTTTTGTTGGAAGTTCCTGCGGTTGAAAAGAATAATCACggatatataacaaaaataacaaattcaATATCAAAATTGTTTAACTTTGAACTAATTCACTTCAACATATCAAAACTATGTCCAACAGAAGATCTCGATGCACTATCAAAAGCATTGATAAAACTCGGTAACATCTTTATCCTCTTTCTAATAATTCTCATATTTGCTACTGGTATAAAGACAATCCAAATTCTTAAAAGGAAAagagaattaacatttttacctGCTGAAGCAAGCACGAATAAAATCATGGAAAACATTCGTAATTGTTCCATTCAAATAACCCTGCTTGGATATACtgcagtaaatattttttgctttaaaatgttaaattGTGTTTCAGTTAACAGTGAAAATCACTTATACATTCAGGGAGATACTAAATGCTATACTTGGTGGCAATATTCCATTCTAACGTTCACCTTGTTATGGATAATTCCTTTCCCAATTTCTGTGCATGTGTCTGTTAATATGCTACGAAGAAATCAAATAAATTTAagacaattttatttatcatttaccaTTCCACCAATATCGTTGTATTACTACTTGAGATGTTCATGTGTGAACAAGAGATTAGACATCGCTGACAATAGGGATGGTATCGACAAGATAGTTGAGATTTTTATTGGTCCATACAAGTCCAATCAAAAGTCTCAACTGAATTGGGAAGCCGTTTTGATTGGTCGACGAATAATAATAACAGGCTTATGTGCATTCATTATCAACCCTATATCAAGAACAATTTCCACTTTGCTTGTATTGTTGAGCTATCTGTTACATCACTTGTATGTTTTACCATACCGTTCAAAAATCTTAAATCATCTTGAGACAGCCTCGCTTTCCTGTTTAATATTCATCAATATTGAAAATTCATTCTTTGCATTTGTGTATATGAACGATCAATCCAGCGTACCAGGTATTAACACAATTGCTGTTGTTTTTATCTGGACAGAACATATAATATTGACAACACCATTTGTAATAATAATAGCTGCAATTGTGTTTCGGCTGATCAAAAAAATTGGTTCCATGATAAAAAATTGCATTGTATGA
- the LOC130657616 gene encoding uncharacterized protein LOC130657616: MEMREATDRKEEEWVYETVVHPNVKHGAQVSNKKCVPHVSRTSIVLMILLILMLMAFALIIILSVKEIISTESKELRNKQYSLVNTISTKMQSLNSKVSTISTNLEEQSNQIESLSSKLYYLIYNRTDASLYKAFKKCLWKVGEGTRYSSYSQDVFIKSSVNMNECIKLCVKKSPSYNGAIYRIRDKRCSCLSNMNGRDSDVEYVSCYIR, encoded by the exons ATGGAGATGAGAGAGGCTACTGACAGAAAGGAAGAGGAATgggtttatgaaactgtcgttCATCCAAACGTGAAACATGGAGCCCAAGTTTCAAATAAAAAGTGTGTTCCACACGTTAGTCGTACTTCAATCGTTTTAATGATACTGTTGATATTGATGTTGATGGCATTTGCCCTTATTATTATCCTGTCAGTAAAAGAAATCATTTCAACTGAATCTAAAGAACTTCGGAATAAGCAGTATTCATTG GTAAACACAATTTCCACTAAGATGCAAAGCTTGAACAGCAAG GTAAGCACGATTTCGACAAATCTTGAAGAACAAAGCAACCAAATTGAAAGCTTGAGCAGCAAG TTATATTACCTGATATACAACAGAACGGATGCTAGCCTGTACAAAGCTTTCAAAA AATGCTTGTGGAAAGTTGGTGAGGGCACAAGATATTCCAGCTATAGTCAAGACGTTTTCATCAAGAGTTCTGTTAACATGAATGAATGCATAAAGCTTTGTGTCAAAAAGAGTCCCAGTTACAATGGCGCAATTTATCGAATCCGTGATAAAAGGTGCTCTTGCTTGAGCAATATGAATGGAAGAGATTCAGATGTCGAATACGTCTCTTGTTACATTAGATGA
- the LOC130657461 gene encoding uncharacterized protein LOC130657461 has protein sequence MALIHFIILLSACQIFHVEAGIYTPHENLPDGVITKYLKGKTEVSCLLQCERDGKCDEAMFKLNDKQRRSGECWFVMKKISNDTKNEIKDMRQDKSIKSFKKLPICDKTPCYFGTCVKTDDSKEYKCKCKDKWTLIQRNVCFGARLNEFGKFKIPHNAVMNGIKLQHVGVSSLKCADDAIPSKWSCDKSVAS, from the exons ATGGCGTTGAttcattttataattttgttatctGCATGCCAAATATTTCACGTTGAGGCTGGTATATATACTCCACATGAGAATTTACCTGATGGTGTTATAACAAAATACTTAAAAGGGAAAACTGAAGTAAGCTGTTTGCTGCAatgtgaaagagatggaaaaTGTGATGAAGCCATGTTTAAGTTGAATGATAAACAGAGAAGAAGTGGCGAGTGCTGGTTTGTGATGAAGAAAATATCTAACGAtactaaaaatgaaataaaagacATGAGACAGGATAAATCTATTAAAAGCTTTAAAAAG CTACCTATATGTGATAAGACTCCATGTTATTTTGGAACATGTGTGAAAACAGACGATTCTAAAGAATACAAATGCAAATGTAAAG ataaatGGACACTCATACAGAGAAACGTTTGCTTCGGAGCACGGCTAAACGAATTTGGGAAATTCAAAATACCGCACAATGCAGTGATGAACGGTATAAAATTGCAACATGTTGGTGTAAGTAGTCTAAAATGCGCTGATGACGCCATACCATCAAAATGGAGTTGCGACAAATCGGTGGCTTCTTGA
- the LOC130657603 gene encoding uncharacterized protein LOC130657603, translating into MALIHFIILLSAYQIFHVEAGIYTPHENLPDGVITKYLKGKTEVSCVLQCERDGKCDEAMFKLNDKQRRSGECWFMKKISNDTKNEIKDMKQDKSIKSLKKLPICGKTPCYFGTCVKTDDSKEYKCKCKDKWTLIQRNVCFGALPNEFGKFKIPHNAVMYGIKLQHVGESSLKCNDDANPSKWGCDYVDPWIIEKVGVVITDEQRNILYPSTEYYVQDGYYSIPGYNGNSPYVIFNSTNHPVYKGQELRLYFGEAFYNLYTNNNSGESCGDIYAIYCDP; encoded by the exons atggcgTTGAttcattttataattttgttatctGCATACCAAATATTTCACGTTGAGGCTGGTATATATACTCCACATGAAAATTTACCTGATGGtgttataacaaaatatttaaaagggaAAACTGAAGTAAGCTGTGTGTTGCAGtgtgaaagagatggaaaaTGTGATGAAGCCATGTTTAAGTTGAATGATAAACAGAGAAGAAGTGGCGAGTGCTGGTTTATGAAGAAAATATCTAACGAtactaaaaatgaaatcaaagacATGAAACAGGATAAATCTATTAAAAGCCTTAAGAAA CTACCTATATGTGGTAAGACTCCATGTTATTTTGGAACATGTGTGAAAACAGACGATTCTAAAGAATACAAATGCAAATGTAAAG ataaatggaCACTCATACAGAGAAACGTTTGCTTCGGAGCACTGCCAAACGAATTTGGGAAATTCAAAATACCGCACAATGCAGTGATGTACGGTATAAAGTTGCAACATGTTGGTGAAAGTAGTCTGAAATGCAACGATGATGCTAACCCATCGAAATGGGGTTGTGACTATGTGGATCCCTGGATTATCGAAAAGGTGGGTGTGGTTATTACGGATGAACAAAGGAACATACTTTACCCATCGACGGAATATTACGTCCAGGACGGTTACTATTCCATACCAGGATACAACGGCAACTCACCCTATGTGATCTTCAATTCCACAAATCACCCTGTTTACAAAGGACAAGAGTTAAGGTTATATTTTGGTGAagcattttataatttatatacaAATAATAATAGTGGGGAATCCTGTGGTGATATATATGCCATTTATTGTGACCCATAA